AACCCGTGCCGTACGGCAAGCGACGCAAAAATTGTATTGTTTACTAGCGCGGACCGTAAGTCGGTTAGCGCACCGGGCGAATGTTGTCGGCGATCCTCGTACAGATGGCGCGTTATCAGGTAATCGAGGATAGCATCGCCAAGAAATTCTAACCGCTGATAACAATCGGTTAGGCGGTTAGGGCTGTAGGAAGCATGTGTCATGGCTTGCAGCAGATACGACCGATCCTTGAAGCTGTAGCCTAGTACTTGCTCAAATATGTCGAACCCTTCTAAAAGTTTGGCAAGCTCGCGGGCCGTTGCAGTGGCACCGGTTTCGATGCCACCGAACGTTATGTTAGCTCGGACCATCGGCGAAGGCGGCGCAACCCAATGTCCGTACTCAGAAATTGTAGCGGTAGAGTGTTGGAGCGCATCCTGTTCGATCGTTCTGTACCGGGAGGGTACGGCCGCATCCTGGGTCTTTTGAGATGGCGATGAAGAGAGTTCCCGAATCGGTAGGACTCGTATACCAAGCCATGCCATAAACAGTAAGGCTCCGCGAGGTCCACATTCGATCAGGTACGCGCCAATCAGCGCCTCCACACAGTCGGCCACCGATTTGTCGGGAATGCTGTGCTGCGTTACCAGATTGTACGGAATGAAGCAGGAGAAGTAATCCATCTCGTCTTCGTTTGTCTCGTCGTTGAGCGTGTCTGCTACATCGTCGTCTTCGTCACTTTCCTCATCGCCGTTGCATTCGATGGTTCGATGGTCTGCCGTTTGCTCGAGCTCTTCCTTCCGTTTGGCACGGGCGCGTTCCTTGACTAGTTCACATATTTCTGCACACGACAAACGCTTGATATCGGGCAGATCGGCCAAATTCCAATGACATGCTGGAATCTACAATATACATCgtatcaaacaaaattaatagaAAATCATACCAAGAACTCTAATACCTTTGCATCGATCAACGTTTGCTCCAAGTCTTTGGGTACGTAGTAGCAGGGCGGTAGCCAGTTGTCGTGTGGTTCAAATTTGGCCGCAATCATACAATCGCCCAACCGTTTCCGTCTACCCAATCGATAAAGGTTCAGATTGGACACCTGCTTGGACCGCAAATGGCTAAGCTTGCCCTCGTGCACATTGTCGTACCGGCAGTAGAGATAAGTCGTGATCGCATACTTCAGAAAGGAATCGCCGATCGTTTCCAAACGTTCCAGATTGATACCATCGTTCGCGTTCGACATGGTAAGCGCTTGCAAAATGATGGCCGGACTTGGCCCGGGATGTTGATTCAAATCGGGCTGATAATCGAAGCTGAAACAATCCCCATCCGTCTCCATTAAAGTTGGGGTCAAATTGTTGGTGTTGATGTTACCATTGCCCGTTGCTCCATTGCGCATGGAATGTTTCGGTTTGTAGTTGCACGCCGTCTGTCCTGCGGCAATAGCCGGAAAAGGATCGCAAACCATAAGTTCGATCACTTTCGCCTCCGCTGGATCGGATCGTTCTTCGCTTTCGTCCAGAAAATTATCAAACTGTGATCCACCCCGAAGTACCGTATACCGCTCGGGGAAGAAACTTTCATTCAACACGTACAGATCCTGCAAACGGAGCCATCGTTCGCCATTGCTTCCATTGCGTACCAGCAGCTCGAACAACTGTTCCGGTTCCACGTACGGTACGAACTCCATGAACGGTAGCCCACCAAGATCGTCCATCAGAGCGCTAAGCGTTGCTAGTTCTTCTTCCTCCAGCTTCGATCGCCAATGGCACACGGATAGTGATTCGTTCCAGCGCACTAGCGTTCCCTGATGTCGGATAGCGTCtttggtgtgatttttttgcTCCTCAAATTTCTGTTCCGCTGTTTGGCGTTCATCCGCACACAGCTGGTCCGTTGGCGAGTAACAGAACCCATCCACAGCGTTCTTGGAGCTTTGATAGAGCATATCGTTTTGACGCAAGCGTTGGATGATGCTCTGCTGCGTACGCTGACGCTGCAGATCACACTCGGAATCGATCGCTTCGGCAACGGTTTCcgatttaaattcaatctttaATCGTCCGCCCAAGTTTACCGCTGGATCCTGTTGGGTTACATTCTGCTTTTTGCTCGCTTTATTGTTTGATTCGATAGCCGTGTTGTTTGTTGCCGTTTCTGGACCTTCGATAGCTAGCAAAGTATTTGGTGGCTTTTCCGAACCATCGAACAGGTAGTAATCTTCATCCTCGTCATATTCATCGGACGAATAGAAATTCGCGCTACTGTTGCTAGTACAGTCCGAATCGTATCGAAGAAACGAAGGTGACGATGCACCTCTTCGGCCTGGAGCAAAATAAAGATTTTAGATCGGCTAAGCTGCCAATTATTGCACACCACTACCCTATGCACACTCTGTAAAAATTCTTGTAAATGGTTAGTACGCATTAATGACTGACGTCATTTTTTTCCCGAACTAATGAAGATTTCTGCTGAAGATAAGTTATAGCCCTGACGTCGTGattgcgaaacaaaaaaaggaattgatatttttgtcAGTTTTGGCCAACCCTACCTTGAAAACACACGGATTGGGTGAGTCTTCGAACGTCGCTTAGTTGGACCCAtatgaaatctctgaaaattcTGCTTTGGTGTGCTATAATTGACGAAAGACCCTAATTGTTTATATACTAGGAAAGATTTACATACCCGCCTCATCATCGTTGTCATCACCGGTTCCCACTCCAGCCGCCATTTCGTTGGACCATGTACCGATCTCTAGCAGCAGCGCTCCATCACCATCagtctctttttcttctgtctttTTGTCTACACTGACTtgtccaccatcatcatcggctcCATCGATCAcgccattttcctttttcaaacCATCTTCTTCGTCGGCCTCTACTTCCATAGGATTTGCCACTTCCGTTTCGTCCGGTACTGCCTGTGCTTCTACCAGTTCGTTCACGATCGCTTCTGATTGTGCTATTTTCTGTTCCTTTGTTTTGCGCAGCACGTCCGCCAAGTTCCAGCCAAAGCTTAGCATTGGCCACTGAAATTGGCCATCTCGAAGTTCGTCGACATTTTCCCACCCTAGACGCAAATCGCGCGCCACCTgacaccgtatctcgtccgcCAACAGTAGTGCATTGATGCGATACAGTACGCACGGTAAACAGACTGCAGCACGCCACAGTGAGGCGGGAAAAGGATGAATCGTGCAAAGTTCGGGGACTAGAATTTGTTTCTGCTCCAGATTTTCACGTTTCGCGCGCTTCGTTTCTTCTGAGCTTGTCGGTAGCGCTACACCCTTCCGGTTCACGTATCGTGGTGTGAGAAAGTTCAACCGGGCACTGGTATGATCCACGTCCAGTAGCGGTTGGCGCAGATTTTGAATGTGTATGCTGTACTTACGATGGTAGTACTCCTCGAACGTGGCGTAGTTAGACCCGGGGAAGGCACTTTTTGGCGACAGATGGTTACAGATTTCCGCCACATAAAAGTACTGTGGTTGGTCCCGATTGCGATACCAGGGCATTACGACGGCGTCCCGAAATTTGCTTACGTCGAACGTGTAGCCTTGGCGTGCCTCGTCCGGAATAAACGTTGGCCCACTGCGATGCACGTTGGTGGCAATTTTCTCCACAAATTCCCAGTCAACCATGACATCGTCCGATGGACCGTTGCCAACGCCATTCGGTACGGATCGTCTGACGGTCGGTACGATAAAGAAACAGTTTTCCGTTGCATTCGCATCGTAAAGCATGAGGCTCTTCTGCAACCGTAACACCTTGGTAAAAGTGTACTTTACGAAACAGTTTACCATTTCCAGCTGTTGCACGGACAGCTGCACACGCTGAGGACAAAGATCGAGCGATACTTTCACCTCGCCCGAACGGGTAAAGATGGGAAAAGAGCTTATCTTCGGTATCAGTTTCGTTGTCAGGATGCCAAACCCTTGCGGAGAGTCTTCCGGTGCGTAAATCTTGCGGCCACGCGTATTCTGCTCCTCCGGAATGGGACAGATCAGCTCCATGCGTATGTGGTACATGTACGCTACCGTATCCACATCCGGTCGACAGTCGTTAAATACGGAGGCAATCTacaaaaatgaaggaaatatgttagaaaatcaaaatcttaCAATTCGACGAACGACAGGACACACTGTACCCTCTTGTAGTAATATTGTCGTCGTTTCGTTGTACCCGGCCGAGGGTCACTGTTTTTAGACAGTATCATCGCATCCGTCTCCTCTAGCTCAAAGTTTTCCCAATCGGCTTCAAATGCACGGAACGCTTCTTTGCCGTACGGCTGGAAAGAGTTGTCCAGCTCTCCAGCGGCGTGCAGCATCCGGCAGGTAATGTATGCAGCTAATCGGCGTGCCAACGTTTCGGTGGGCATTggtaaacccttttttttgcaaggcAAAGAAGTAAAATGTGTTAGAATACATAGCAATACAAAATGGTCGGCGGTCATTCTTTTTGGGTTACCAATATGTCTTCCTTCCAGGGTGAATTAATGGGCAACCGGATGGTGTATTGGTACAGCTTTCTGCCTTTCCGGACGGTCGTTGCACAGCGCCAGATCGGTGTAAGCTTGGTGAAGGTGTCGCTTGGCAGTTTTGCGCAGTATTTGTTCAGTGTTTGGACGGCATTTCCAAGCCATAGGGAGGCTACCGGTCCGTTCGTTGTACTTACGTTCCCTGGTCGGTACACTTCGATACAGTGATTGAAGCACTCGGCATGTTTCAGTTCCCATTCGAGCGGTTCTCCATTGCGGCATTTAGCGAGCAGTAGCTGTAACGAAACGTAGGAAATTTTAGTTAATTAAACCGTTAAAAAATCAGTTACACGAACATTCAACACATACGTCAGCAGaaaaagctataaaaaaattaGCTATCCTCCTAATAAAGTGCTCAAGTTCTGCTTCATAACCTCTAGTACATCTGTTTCagctctatctttctctctactTAGCTCACAGTATCTCATTACCTGGAAAACTTGTAAGACTCATGTTCATAAATAAGGCCTGACACAGGTTATATTATCGTGGTGTAGCTTCCCACACGTGTTGTTGCAAAACTAATCGAAATTCTAGAGCAGGGTTTCATACAATTGATAACTATACCAGtcagtttagtttagtttagtcGTAAGAAGGATCCTATGTGTAATGAAAGAAGGATTCTATGTAACTACACTCTTGACTGTTGCGTCGATTTTAAAAACACGACAGAATCACGTTTAAATGCTTATggttatgttttaatttgtaattGCCTAGTTTATCCTAAGTTTTAGTTTAAAGTATTGCAAAggcttttttattaataaaaaaagaaataatgaaatgaaagaCAAACTTTTTCCACTTCTCTATAGATGGCAACTCGTTCAATCATCCGATCGGTACATTGTTTGATAATTTCTTCATCCGGTTCCGCCTTCATATCGCTCATTTTATCCGCCATTACAGCATCATCGTCCAGTGAAAGGTTGTCCATATACTCCGTTTCTTCCAGCTCAGCCGAAACAGCGGTCAAACGTTCCGGTGTGACGAACAGTATATGATAAGCACCCGGTGCTTTCGCACGACCCTTACATTGAGCGTACGATCGATAGTTTGAGGGACTGTTCCAGCGGATAACGAGATTGCACTTTGGCAGCTCGATACCTTCCTCCAGCACGGACGTCCCTATCAGCAGGTTGCACTCGTGCATTCGGAAGCGTTTTAACACTTCCTCCTGCTTGCGATGCTCTAGTGCAGCTTGCTGTGCATCCGTCTGTGGATTGGCCACCTTGTCGACCGTGTACTGTGGGTTGATGAAATCAAACTCACGCTGCGAGCGAGATACTTCGTACAGCAGAACGTACAGTATGCGTGCCATTGATCGATTGTTGCAAAAAATCAACCCACACAGTGCGTCCGTTGTGTCGGTAGACTTATGGTGCGgatttccaccaccaccgattcCACCGCCAGGGAAGCGTTTTCTACGAAAATTGTACACGCGGCCCTCGTGTCCGTGCCGAGGCGATGCGATTCCACTACCACCTTCGGCGGGTGCCATTTCGGTAGCTTTATACTTTTGACTTAACTTTTCGGCCTGCTTGCGAGCGCCATTTAGCAACTCTCCCAACCGTGCGATCCTTTCATCAACGTCCAAAATTTGAGCTTCAAATGAGTGGTACCGTTTTTCAAGCTCGTTACATTCGGCGTTGCGGCAGAAGCAGTACCTCATTCTTTGCTGGTGGTGCACAATTTGTTGATGATGAAGGGAGGACAGCTGGCATCGTTCTTTCGGCCGGTTTCGCTGCTCTCCAAACCATGCCAGTACCTCGAGCAGTCGGCTAACTTTCGGCGTGGAGAACCGTTTTATACGCTCCAGCTCGGTTGAATGTTTGGCGAAAACTCCTGCAACGGTGGCTCGCGTTGTAACCAGCACGGTGGACACTAGTTGAAGCAGTAGGAAATGGCGTTCGTAAGGTGTGTGAATCTTTTCTCGCTCAATTGTCGTTAGCAGCTCCAGCGCACCACGATCCGCACCCCACGGACCGAACTCGTCCAACAGATCGAGATATTGGTGAAGATAGGCCAAGGGTGCTACCGTTGGATCGGGAATAGACCTTAACTCACGGCGCAGATCGTCTGCTTCCTCATCACAGTCAGATTTCCCCTCGGCGGCCAGCCTATCGCTCGAGCTTTCACTACTCTCTAGGTCGTACAGTGCTAATGGATCGTACCGATGGTTCTGCAGATAGGATATGTGATTTTGTACAATCTTTCGAAGATATTGACTAAGTTTGGATGGTTTTGTTGGGACACATTCCAGTATCAGTTCGGTCGGCTTTGTGCTGAATCTAAAACATTAACACAAATAAAACTGTAAGCCAACTATGACCCACATTGCGAAGGCAAACTAATCCTTACCTAAGAACGCTAGTAATGTCGCTCGCAGTTTCAATACGCGCTCCCAGACACCGTTCAAGGTAATGCAATTCCCAACACAACCGTTCGGGCGTACAACCGGCACCATGTAAAGGACCTGCCAAGCCGAGAATCCTCGTCCGGTGTTTGGGGTTGCTTTCTTTCGTATTTCGACCGAGACGGGAACATATTTCCCACAGTTCCTGATGGCCATAGCTTTTGTGACATTCTTCCACGATCAGGAGACTTACATCTTCAACCTGAACAATGCCTTGCTCTATGCTTTCCAACAGCTTCAAATCACTGCCAAAGAATAGCACATCGGCAGATGCCACATCAACTGTTGTAGTGCCCGTTTGTATACAATCAGGCTCGTGCGAATCACCGTCACCGTGTTCCGTGCCTACATTGATCACTTTCAGATCGGTTAAATTGGATACCATCGACGACAGCAAGGTTCGATCTGCACGCGGCGTTAGGTAAACAGTTTTCCGTGGTGCTTCCGGGTGGCCCCAACGCTCGGACCGCATCGATTGGATTAACTTCACGGCAAGGAACTCTTTGGCCGAATTGTGTGCCAAACACACGATCAGATTTTCTTCCCGAGCCATGGCCAGCAGCTCGGTTTGATAATCGCGTGGTGTAAGGGCCGTGGTGTGGATGTTGCCATCCGTCCAATGAAACAACGACATTGTGTTTGGTGTGGGAAAGGGTATACGCTAATACTAGCTAGTAAGTAAAAAGAGTTTGATTGAACTACAACAGTGTTATTGCACAAGTTTCTGGATAAACGGAATGTTTAGGCCGATGCGTTGTGTACTTTCAGGTATGAATTGTGTGCATCTTCAAGTCGAATTATGCAAATGtgctgcacacaaacaaatggtAAACATACTTAAAACACACCACAGACACTGGGCAGCGAGCCGTAGACAGCGTCTATTTTTTTGCTTGGGATTTTGTTGTGATTTGTTGCTTCACGCCGGGTACATCTGTCAGTGGGGAACAGCTGTCAGCCATGCGGTCTATTACCTTGACAGttcttaaataattatttattaaggTGTATATATTTGGATGGTTTTCGAGTATATACTTGTGATGGGTCATACGTTTCTTTTTACCGATGGAACCGGAGCTAGGTCCGTTCCTGTAGGAATCGATTTCAACTCGTGAGTGTAATGAGTTCAGATTGACCTGTAGGTGAAGAAAAGTGTATGGTCATCCGGAACCCAATGCACCTAGAAAAGGAACGATTGCTGTTACTTTAACTCTAGCAACATAATTGTTGAAAAAGACCTATTTACTCGCATATTTGACATTCCTTTTGGTCTTGGTTTCATTTCAGTTTGTGGTTTTCTGATgttagaaaattgttttcggATCGTTTGAATTAGATTCTTTTTTACAACCTCGGTAATATtacaaatattacaaaaatctcaatttatttcattacaaTCCCTTAAAAAACCCCCTTTTATAATGCACTCATAATACTATCTATACTCTTGTCATACAAGGTTCTAGaataacaatataaaaatGTACACGATCATACAGGTAAGCATTCTGGAACCTAACAACGAATTAATCAATTTCCAGCTTTCGCAGCGTACCGCAGAGATCATTGCCATTATTTCGGCGCGATTCGTCAATCTTCCATCGGCTTGCATCGTTGATGTAATCACTAGATGCGAAAATATGATAAGGAATCTAGCTAATGCTTAGTTTAGTTGGATTTAGCTACTTACCGGTGCAATCTGATTCTGTTGAACCAATCTTCCTTGTGCTTGATGATCGACTGTTCGCCACCGTACTCGTCCGGCAGGGCAGCTTTAGGAAGGTGTGCATAGATCGTTTCAGAATTGGGCAGATGGAAATGTAACtaaaaatgagagaaaatttATAATGCGTCACAACAATCAGCAAACGTCGCAGGCTTTCTTTCCCGTTTATCGTACCATCTCGGCCACACGTTTCTTCATGAACGGTTTCACCAAACACATGACCCGATCGAGAAAAGGTGTACAGTTGATCACATGAATGGCCTTCAGACGGACGGGGTGTGCTTCCTGTGTTTTGGGGGAAATAGTAAAATTCTCTTTCCAAATACGGGCGTTTTTGTAGTCGTTACCTGTGTGTATCGCATGTACACGCGCAATGTCGACAGTACGACCTTGGTCAAGTGCCGAAGCGTGA
This genomic window from Anopheles maculipalpis chromosome 2RL, idAnoMacuDA_375_x, whole genome shotgun sequence contains:
- the LOC126559626 gene encoding endoribonuclease Dcr-1, which codes for MSLFHWTDGNIHTTALTPRDYQTELLAMAREENLIVCLAHNSAKEFLAVKLIQSMRSERWGHPEAPRKTVYLTPRADRTLLSSMVSNLTDLKVINVGTEHGDGDSHEPDCIQTGTTTVDVASADVLFFGSDLKLLESIEQGIVQVEDVSLLIVEECHKSYGHQELWEICSRLGRNTKESNPKHRTRILGLAGPLHGAGCTPERLCWELHYLERCLGARIETASDITSVLRFSTKPTELILECVPTKPSKLSQYLRKIVQNHISYLQNHRYDPLALYDLESSESSSDRLAAEGKSDCDEEADDLRRELRSIPDPTVAPLAYLHQYLDLLDEFGPWGADRGALELLTTIEREKIHTPYERHFLLLQLVSTVLVTTRATVAGVFAKHSTELERIKRFSTPKVSRLLEVLAWFGEQRNRPKERCQLSSLHHQQIVHHQQRMRYCFCRNAECNELEKRYHSFEAQILDVDERIARLGELLNGARKQAEKLSQKYKATEMAPAEGGSGIASPRHGHEGRVYNFRRKRFPGGGIGGGGNPHHKSTDTTDALCGLIFCNNRSMARILYVLLYEVSRSQREFDFINPQYTVDKVANPQTDAQQAALEHRKQEEVLKRFRMHECNLLIGTSVLEEGIELPKCNLVIRWNSPSNYRSYAQCKGRAKAPGAYHILFVTPERLTAVSAELEETEYMDNLSLDDDAVMADKMSDMKAEPDEEIIKQCTDRMIERVAIYREVEKLLLAKCRNGEPLEWELKHAECFNHCIEVYRPGNVSTTNGPVASLWLGNAVQTLNKYCAKLPSDTFTKLTPIWRCATTVRKGRKLYQYTIRLPINSPWKEDILGLPMPTETLARRLAAYITCRMLHAAGELDNSFQPYGKEAFRAFEADWENFELEETDAMILSKNSDPRPGTTKRRQYYYKRIASVFNDCRPDVDTVAYMYHIRMELICPIPEEQNTRGRKIYAPEDSPQGFGILTTKLIPKISSFPIFTRSGEVKVSLDLCPQRVQLSVQQLEMVNCFVKYTFTKVLRLQKSLMLYDANATENCFFIVPTVRRSVPNGVGNGPSDDVMVDWEFVEKIATNVHRSGPTFIPDEARQGYTFDVSKFRDAVVMPWYRNRDQPQYFYVAEICNHLSPKSAFPGSNYATFEEYYHRKYSIHIQNLRQPLLDVDHTSARLNFLTPRYVNRKGVALPTSSEETKRAKRENLEQKQILVPELCTIHPFPASLWRAAVCLPCVLYRINALLLADEIRCQVARDLRLGWENVDELRDGQFQWPMLSFGWNLADVLRKTKEQKIAQSEAIVNELVEAQAVPDETEVANPMEVEADEEDGLKKENGVIDGADDDGGQVSVDKKTEEKETDGDGALLLEIGTWSNEMAAGVGTGDDNDDEAGRRGASSPSFLRYDSDCTSNSSANFYSSDEYDEDEDYYLFDGSEKPPNTLLAIEGPETATNNTAIESNNKASKKQNVTQQDPAVNLGGRLKIEFKSETVAEAIDSECDLQRQRTQQSIIQRLRQNDMLYQSSKNAVDGFCYSPTDQLCADERQTAEQKFEEQKNHTKDAIRHQGTLVRWNESLSVCHWRSKLEEEELATLSALMDDLGGLPFMEFVPYVEPEQLFELLVRNGSNGERWLRLQDLYVLNESFFPERYTVLRGGSQFDNFLDESEERSDPAEAKVIELMVCDPFPAIAAGQTACNYKPKHSMRNGATGNGNINTNNLTPTLMETDGDCFSFDYQPDLNQHPGPSPAIILQALTMSNANDGINLERLETIGDSFLKYAITTYLYCRYDNVHEGKLSHLRSKQVSNLNLYRLGRRKRLGDCMIAAKFEPHDNWLPPCYYVPKDLEQTLIDAKIPACHWNLADLPDIKRLSCAEICELVKERARAKRKEELEQTADHRTIECNGDEESDEDDDVADTLNDETNEDEMDYFSCFIPYNLVTQHSIPDKSVADCVEALIGAYLIECGPRGALLFMAWLGIRVLPIRELSSSPSQKTQDAAVPSRYRTIEQDALQHSTATISEYGHWVAPPSPMVRANITFGGIETGATATARELAKLLEGFDIFEQVLGYSFKDRSYLLQAMTHASYSPNRLTDCYQRLEFLGDAILDYLITRHLYEDRRQHSPGALTDLRSALVNNTIFASLAVRHGFHKYFLHLSPGLQEVIDRFVRIQQENGHRITEEEYYLPGEDDELGEFGAPNAQGGGGIGEEGITAGRGIGEAEDVEVPKALGDVFESIAGAIFLDSDMSLDTVWKVYRKMMGPEIEKFSSSVPKSPIRELLEMEPETAKFGKPEKLADGRRVRVTVEVFGKGTFRGIGRNYRIAKCTAAKCALRQLKKLSNAANHHHKRR